One region of Deinococcus humi genomic DNA includes:
- a CDS encoding DUF3006 family protein, whose amino-acid sequence MARRRKELGVSYVVIERIEGHLAHVMLSDGTAAAWRLTSLPAEVQEGDIVLIDVQGGDVEMELGYRTTERRRTQRQSE is encoded by the coding sequence GAGCTGGGGGTCAGCTACGTCGTCATTGAGCGCATCGAAGGCCACCTCGCCCACGTCATGCTGTCAGATGGCACCGCCGCGGCCTGGCGCCTGACGAGTCTGCCCGCGGAGGTGCAGGAGGGCGACATCGTTCTGATCGACGTACAGGGCGGCGATGTGGAGATGGAGCTTGGTTACAGAACAACGGAGCGACGCCGTACCCAGCGACAGTCTGAATGA